The Vannielia litorea nucleotide sequence GCGGGCTTTGCAGCAGAAGCGCCCGCGCACGGCGGCGGCGCAGGCGGTGCAGGCCATAGGCCAGGGCGGCGAGCGCCAGCAGGGCGAGGACGAGGAGGGCGGGCACGGGGCGGCGGAGGCTACTCGACGGCGCGGATCAGCTTGCGCTCGAGCACCCCGAGCACCGTGCGCAGATCATGCCCGCGCTTCAGCACCTGGCCGTCCATGCCGATCACGGCATACATGCCTTGCCGGCCGCGCAGGCGCGGGCGCTTCTCGATGCGGTAGATCGGGTGCTCGGCGGTGCGTCGGAAGATCGAGAACACCGCCACGTCGCGCAGGCAGGAGATGCCGTAGTCACGCCATTCGCCGGCGGCGACGAAGCGCCCGTAAAGGCCCAGAATGAGCGAG carries:
- a CDS encoding DUF2794 domain-containing protein — its product is MNVQSPTPFPGQRANEQVAFQRPELSLILGLYGRFVAAGEWRDYGISCLRDVAVFSIFRRTAEHPIYRIEKRPRLRGRQGMYAVIGMDGQVLKRGHDLRTVLGVLERKLIRAVE